A section of the Aminiphilus circumscriptus DSM 16581 genome encodes:
- the larE gene encoding ATP-dependent sacrificial sulfur transferase LarE, whose product MTDLQQKRLDALTTLLRDLGNVVVAFSGGVDSTLLAAAALRTLGPDHMAAVTAVSATLAEEERRDCAALAAAFGMPHFFLPLSELEEPAFVRNDGERCYHCKRFRFLRLVAWAAERGFTWVLEGSNADDLTDYRPGLRAVRELAAPAPGRTGVRAPLLELGFTKEDIRSISKAWELPTWNKPAAACLASRIPYGVPLTEERLRRVGIAEAAVRRFCSSGTDLRVRDMDDTACIEVSPEAMPRLVTAEATEALLREFAALGFRRVVLDLGGYRRGSLNEALDLGASPPAPTGGGTDV is encoded by the coding sequence ATGACGGATCTTCAGCAAAAACGCCTCGACGCACTGACGACCCTGTTGCGCGACCTCGGAAACGTCGTCGTCGCTTTTTCCGGCGGCGTGGACAGCACGCTTCTTGCCGCGGCTGCTCTCCGCACCCTCGGGCCGGATCACATGGCGGCGGTGACCGCCGTTTCCGCCACGCTCGCCGAGGAGGAGCGGCGGGACTGCGCTGCCCTCGCGGCGGCGTTCGGCATGCCCCACTTTTTTCTTCCCCTGTCGGAGCTGGAAGAACCGGCCTTTGTCCGAAACGACGGAGAACGCTGCTACCACTGCAAGCGCTTCCGTTTTCTCCGCCTCGTCGCCTGGGCGGCGGAGCGTGGCTTTACCTGGGTACTGGAGGGCTCGAATGCGGACGATCTCACGGACTACCGCCCGGGACTCCGGGCGGTGAGGGAACTCGCCGCTCCCGCCCCGGGCCGGACTGGTGTCCGTGCTCCCCTTCTGGAACTCGGCTTCACCAAAGAGGACATTCGGTCCATCTCGAAAGCGTGGGAACTGCCCACGTGGAACAAGCCCGCGGCGGCCTGCCTGGCCTCGCGCATTCCCTACGGCGTCCCCCTGACGGAAGAGCGGCTGCGCCGCGTGGGCATCGCGGAGGCGGCGGTGCGACGCTTCTGCTCTTCCGGAACGGACCTCCGGGTGCGGGACATGGACGACACGGCGTGCATCGAGGTCTCTCCGGAGGCGATGCCCCGTCTCGTCACGGCCGAGGCGACGGAAGCGCTCCTTCGGGAGTTTGCCGCTCTTGGGTTCCGCCGCGTCGTCCTCGACCTGGGAGGATATCGCCGGGGGAGTCTGAACGAGGCACTCGACCTCGGTGCGTCGCCTCCGGCGCCGACCGGGGGCGGTACGGACGTGTAG
- a CDS encoding RrF2 family transcriptional regulator, with product MGMKLSTRSRYGLRAMLELALANGTAVTMAKDVAERQNLPVSYLEQLLAQLKRAKLVVSIRGAKGGYSLSRPAEEISLSEIIEALDGPLDVAPCEDIAFCRASPEACVLKEIFFRISEALRREFAAVSLAEFAREQRLREAMYQGDERVQGIVSEIAGGTLEGTGNRE from the coding sequence ATGGGAATGAAACTGTCCACGCGTTCGCGCTATGGTCTTCGGGCCATGCTCGAATTGGCCCTGGCGAATGGCACGGCGGTGACCATGGCGAAGGACGTGGCGGAGCGCCAGAATCTGCCCGTTTCCTATCTGGAGCAGCTCCTGGCCCAACTCAAGCGGGCGAAGCTCGTGGTGTCCATTCGTGGGGCAAAGGGGGGGTATTCGCTCTCCCGTCCGGCGGAGGAAATCTCCCTTTCGGAAATCATCGAAGCCCTCGACGGTCCCCTTGACGTGGCGCCCTGCGAGGACATTGCCTTTTGTCGCGCTTCACCCGAAGCGTGCGTTCTCAAGGAGATCTTCTTCCGGATCTCCGAAGCGTTGCGGCGGGAGTTCGCCGCGGTCTCCCTGGCGGAGTTTGCAAGAGAACAGCGTCTTCGAGAAGCGATGTATCAAGGAGATGAAAGGGTGCAGGGGATTGTCTCCGAAATCGCCGGGGGCACCCTGGAAGGGACAGGAAATCGTGAGTGA
- a CDS encoding cyclase family protein translates to MKYHDITRELISAPLYPGAPLPQVEQQASISRGAPYNFSLLHSNLHAGTHCDAYLHFVDGDADVADMPLDHFIGTCYVLSVPKNCLVGADFFKEHLPKGVKRLLLKSDGTSYLAPDAGQYLIEQGVITVGTDAWSVAPVEDEGSIHVPFLSNHVAIIESLDLSKVQDGEYYLVAAPSKICGAEAGPCRAILFEGVPVA, encoded by the coding sequence ATGAAGTACCACGACATCACCCGCGAACTGATTTCCGCACCGCTCTATCCCGGAGCGCCCTTGCCCCAGGTGGAACAACAGGCCTCCATCAGTCGGGGGGCTCCCTACAACTTCAGTCTGCTCCACTCGAACCTGCACGCGGGAACCCACTGCGACGCCTATCTGCATTTCGTCGATGGCGATGCGGATGTGGCCGACATGCCCCTCGATCACTTCATCGGCACCTGTTACGTGCTCTCCGTTCCCAAAAACTGCCTCGTCGGGGCGGATTTCTTCAAGGAGCATCTGCCCAAGGGCGTCAAGCGGCTTCTTCTCAAATCGGACGGCACGTCCTACCTCGCCCCCGATGCGGGGCAGTACCTCATCGAGCAGGGGGTCATCACCGTCGGAACGGACGCCTGGTCCGTCGCCCCCGTGGAGGACGAGGGCAGCATCCATGTCCCCTTCCTCTCCAACCACGTGGCCATCATTGAATCCCTGGACCTCAGCAAGGTCCAGGACGGCGAGTATTACCTGGTGGCGGCGCCGTCGAAGATCTGTGGCGCCGAAGCTGGTCCCTGCAGGGCCATTTTGTTCGAGGGGGTTCCGGTGGCGTGA
- a CDS encoding XdhC family protein: MDDVLFQILSEVLHGAEEGVLCTVVEETGSTPRSMGAKMWVRSDGSILGTIGGGITEHRVITRALALLREGGERELYREVLNATEAALDGAACGGSMAVYLEVVGRENDLVIFGAGHVGKAIAQFASLTGFRVTVWDEREEFANADNIPWGRTLACPLDEVEAKGLRFTPRTYAVIVTRGHALDAEVVRLLDGKPAAYVGMIGSRRKISFVRKRLLESGVSREHLDRIYQPVGLPIKAETPEEIAVSVLAEVIAVRRGANLAGLRAALEPLPEDALEREEAVSPSSGCAS; encoded by the coding sequence ATGGATGACGTTCTTTTTCAGATTCTCTCGGAGGTGCTTCATGGAGCGGAAGAGGGTGTGCTCTGTACGGTAGTGGAGGAGACCGGTTCCACGCCCCGGAGCATGGGTGCCAAAATGTGGGTGCGCTCCGACGGAAGTATTCTCGGGACCATCGGTGGCGGCATCACGGAGCACCGGGTCATCACGCGTGCTCTCGCACTACTCCGGGAGGGGGGCGAGCGGGAACTTTACCGGGAGGTCCTGAACGCCACGGAGGCAGCTCTCGACGGCGCTGCCTGCGGAGGCAGCATGGCGGTCTATCTCGAGGTGGTGGGAAGAGAGAACGATTTGGTCATCTTCGGCGCGGGACACGTGGGAAAAGCCATCGCTCAGTTCGCCTCCCTCACGGGTTTTCGGGTTACCGTCTGGGACGAACGGGAGGAGTTCGCCAACGCCGACAACATTCCCTGGGGGCGGACCTTGGCGTGTCCGTTGGATGAAGTGGAGGCAAAGGGGCTTCGCTTCACTCCGCGGACCTACGCGGTGATCGTCACCCGGGGACACGCCCTCGACGCCGAGGTCGTGCGCCTGTTGGACGGCAAACCTGCGGCCTATGTGGGCATGATCGGCTCCCGGCGGAAGATCTCCTTCGTGCGGAAACGCCTGCTCGAAAGCGGCGTGTCCCGGGAGCATCTCGACCGGATCTATCAGCCCGTGGGACTGCCCATCAAGGCGGAGACGCCCGAGGAGATCGCCGTGTCCGTCCTGGCGGAGGTCATCGCCGTTCGCCGCGGCGCGAATCTCGCGGGGCTTCGTGCCGCTCTGGAGCCCCTTCCGGAGGACGCACTCGAGCGAGAAGAGGCGGTCTCCCCGTCCAGTGGTTGCGCCTCGTAG
- a CDS encoding AbrB/MazE/SpoVT family DNA-binding domain-containing protein yields MTGRTRKTGTEVRVVKWGNSLAIRIPQSLAKQTKLGEGSQVELLATTEGFRVKKRPEHPTLEELLARVTDENRHDSVDWGFPVGNEIW; encoded by the coding sequence ATGACGGGCAGGACGCGGAAAACCGGGACGGAGGTACGCGTCGTAAAATGGGGAAACAGCCTGGCCATCAGAATTCCGCAGTCTCTGGCAAAACAGACGAAACTCGGAGAGGGTTCCCAGGTCGAACTGCTGGCCACCACCGAGGGGTTTCGCGTGAAGAAACGCCCCGAACACCCCACGCTCGAAGAGTTGCTTGCTCGGGTGACCGACGAAAACAGGCACGATTCTGTCGATTGGGGCTTCCCTGTGGGCAACGAAATCTGGTGA
- a CDS encoding type II toxin-antitoxin system PemK/MazF family toxin, whose product MTDMGANSWIPDAGEVVFVNFNPVIGHEQASERPAVVLTPTSANRILNLCTVVPITKQAKGYPFEVLLDMMSGSVTGVALCDQLKTIDWKNRSARLAGRTTPETLEAIRALVKTLLVL is encoded by the coding sequence ATGACGGACATGGGGGCAAATTCATGGATTCCGGATGCCGGAGAGGTGGTGTTCGTGAATTTTAACCCGGTCATCGGCCACGAACAAGCGTCAGAACGCCCGGCGGTCGTTCTGACGCCGACGAGCGCGAACCGCATCCTGAACCTCTGCACGGTCGTTCCGATAACGAAACAGGCGAAAGGCTACCCCTTCGAGGTACTCTTGGACATGATGTCGGGAAGCGTAACGGGGGTTGCTCTCTGCGACCAGCTCAAGACCATCGACTGGAAAAACCGATCGGCCAGGCTAGCCGGAAGAACAACCCCGGAAACACTCGAAGCAATCAGAGCACTCGTCAAGACGCTGCTCGTTCTTTAG
- a CDS encoding HesA/MoeB/ThiF family protein has translation MALEDGIEELRRSAEHRDGFDIVPWKLCRKIALREGVAPGVVERAALEKGLVPSRYERSLGTLGIAGQARLLASRAAVVGCGGLGGLVVELLARAGVGQLVLIDGDTFSDNNLNRQILCTEADLGKAKALVAAERTKAVNGAVEVSPFPGFLDADNAASLLDGCGVAVDCLDNHRSRRILFDACARLGIPAVHGAIAGFWGQVGTVLPGDRTLLDFWGDQAPDKGVEVTTGNPPFTPALVSSLEAAEAVKVLLGMEEILRHRLLWFDLRIQEAQTLPLN, from the coding sequence ATGGCATTGGAAGACGGAATCGAAGAACTCCGGCGCAGCGCGGAACATCGGGATGGCTTCGACATCGTCCCCTGGAAACTGTGCCGGAAGATCGCCCTCCGGGAAGGAGTCGCTCCCGGAGTGGTGGAGCGAGCCGCCCTGGAAAAGGGGCTCGTTCCCTCGCGCTACGAGCGGAGCCTGGGGACGCTGGGCATAGCGGGACAAGCCCGCCTCCTCGCCTCCCGGGCGGCGGTGGTGGGCTGCGGCGGCCTGGGCGGGCTGGTGGTGGAACTCCTTGCCCGGGCAGGGGTGGGACAGCTCGTCCTCATCGACGGGGACACCTTCTCGGACAACAATCTGAACCGGCAGATCCTCTGCACCGAGGCGGACCTGGGGAAAGCCAAGGCCCTGGTGGCGGCGGAGCGGACAAAGGCGGTGAATGGCGCCGTGGAGGTCTCGCCCTTTCCGGGCTTTCTCGACGCGGACAACGCCGCCTCGCTCCTCGACGGATGCGGCGTCGCGGTGGACTGCCTCGACAACCACCGCTCCCGGAGGATTCTCTTCGACGCCTGCGCCCGGCTGGGCATTCCCGCAGTGCACGGCGCCATCGCCGGATTCTGGGGCCAGGTGGGAACCGTTCTGCCCGGCGACCGGACCCTCCTGGATTTCTGGGGAGACCAGGCGCCGGACAAGGGCGTGGAGGTCACAACGGGCAATCCTCCCTTTACCCCGGCGCTCGTCTCCTCCCTTGAGGCGGCGGAGGCCGTGAAGGTCCTTCTCGGCATGGAGGAAATCCTCCGCCACCGGCTGCTCTGGTTCGACCTCCGCATCCAGGAAGCGCAGACCCTGCCCCTGAACTGA
- a CDS encoding peptide chain release factor 3, producing the protein MSTCFETPTKETTLRKEIERRRTFAIISHPDAGKTTLTEKLLLFGGAITMAGAVKARKAGRHAVSDWMQIEQERGISVTSSVMKFEYRGYEINLLDTPGHEDFSEDTYRVLTAVDSVVMVIDSVKGVESQTRKLMEVCRMRNTPIITFVNKLDREGMAPLDILGDIEEKLQLECAPLSWPIGRGKLFKGTYNLYGRELNLFTPGSDRVEKARVIRDVNDPALDEALGRQADELREDLALLEGAANPFEMEHYLKANQTPVFFGSAINNFGVKELLDTFVEIAPSPLPRPAVTRTVAPDEEAFSGFVFKIQANMDPSHRDRLAFLRVCSGRFQRGMRLRHHRLGKDVTVANPVIFMAQERELAEEAWPGDIIGIHNHGTIKIGDTFTEKEPLKFTGIPSFAPEHFRRVRLQSPLKAKQLQKGLQQLTEEGAVQLFRPLERNDYILGAVGALQFDVTMARLKAEYGVEADYEPVNYMTARWVTCDDRKILEEFEKANRNDLAMDGEGNLAFLAEGNWQLRLVAEKWPRIVFHTTRELR; encoded by the coding sequence ATGTCAACCTGCTTCGAAACCCCCACCAAGGAAACAACTCTCCGGAAGGAGATCGAGCGCCGCCGGACCTTTGCCATCATCAGCCATCCCGACGCGGGAAAGACGACCCTCACGGAAAAGCTGCTGCTTTTCGGAGGAGCCATCACGATGGCGGGAGCGGTGAAGGCCCGCAAGGCGGGACGCCACGCCGTCAGCGACTGGATGCAGATCGAGCAGGAGCGCGGCATCTCCGTGACCAGTTCGGTGATGAAGTTCGAGTACCGCGGGTACGAGATCAACCTGCTCGACACCCCGGGGCACGAGGATTTTTCCGAGGACACCTACCGGGTGCTGACCGCCGTGGACAGCGTCGTCATGGTGATCGACAGCGTGAAGGGCGTGGAAAGCCAGACGCGCAAGCTCATGGAGGTGTGCCGGATGCGCAACACCCCCATCATCACTTTCGTCAACAAGCTCGACCGCGAGGGCATGGCCCCCCTGGACATTCTGGGGGATATCGAGGAGAAGCTCCAGCTCGAGTGCGCGCCTCTCTCGTGGCCCATCGGCCGAGGAAAGCTCTTCAAGGGCACCTACAACCTCTACGGCAGGGAGCTGAACCTCTTCACGCCCGGAAGCGACCGTGTGGAGAAGGCGCGGGTCATCCGGGACGTGAACGATCCCGCTCTCGACGAGGCGCTGGGACGCCAGGCCGATGAGCTGCGCGAGGATCTCGCTTTGCTGGAGGGGGCGGCGAACCCCTTCGAGATGGAGCATTACCTGAAGGCGAACCAGACGCCGGTCTTCTTCGGCAGCGCCATCAACAACTTCGGCGTGAAGGAACTGCTCGACACCTTCGTGGAGATCGCGCCGTCCCCCCTGCCGCGGCCCGCCGTCACGCGCACCGTCGCTCCGGACGAGGAGGCATTCTCGGGTTTCGTCTTCAAGATCCAGGCCAACATGGATCCCTCGCACAGAGATCGTCTGGCTTTTCTGCGGGTGTGCTCGGGGCGCTTCCAGCGGGGGATGCGTCTGCGCCATCACCGTCTCGGCAAGGACGTGACCGTGGCGAACCCGGTCATCTTCATGGCGCAGGAGCGGGAGCTGGCGGAGGAAGCGTGGCCCGGCGACATCATCGGCATCCACAACCACGGCACCATCAAGATCGGCGATACCTTCACCGAAAAAGAACCCCTCAAGTTCACGGGTATTCCGAGCTTTGCGCCGGAGCACTTCCGAAGGGTGCGCCTCCAGTCGCCGCTGAAGGCGAAGCAGCTCCAGAAGGGGCTGCAGCAGCTTACCGAAGAAGGGGCGGTGCAGCTTTTTCGCCCTCTGGAGCGGAACGATTACATCCTCGGGGCCGTGGGAGCGTTGCAGTTCGACGTGACCATGGCGCGCCTGAAGGCGGAGTACGGCGTGGAGGCGGACTACGAGCCGGTGAACTACATGACCGCCCGGTGGGTGACCTGCGACGACAGGAAGATTCTGGAGGAGTTCGAGAAGGCCAATCGGAATGATCTGGCCATGGACGGAGAGGGAAATCTGGCTTTTCTGGCCGAGGGCAACTGGCAACTGCGCCTCGTGGCGGAGAAGTGGCCCCGGATCGTCTTTCACACCACGCGGGAACTGCGCTGA
- the fdhD gene encoding formate dehydrogenase accessory sulfurtransferase FdhD yields the protein MSEEGGRERKLPIWRYDRGQGFSSLRDAVLPERELTLFLDGEELASGLLTEGNEEYWALGHLATRGLIESREDVAEMRLSENILSVRRTRALAGVLPREKVTFAPLSVTWRLSAETVVAAVKTLSEAPLYRSTGCVHVAALFSRDGERLFVAEDVGRHNAVDKVVGWAVEKAHPLEETLLAVSGRLPRDMVLKAALVRIPLVASVSAATEAGITTADRAGITLCGFVRGGRMNVYAMPERFVEWNAETPRGGPSEAGEAEDFPRFSSSSLC from the coding sequence GTGAGTGAAGAGGGTGGGCGGGAGCGGAAGCTCCCGATCTGGCGCTACGACCGAGGGCAAGGGTTCAGCTCCCTCCGGGACGCGGTGCTTCCCGAGCGGGAGCTGACGCTTTTCCTCGACGGCGAGGAGCTGGCGTCGGGCCTGTTGACCGAGGGAAACGAGGAGTACTGGGCTCTGGGGCATCTCGCCACGCGGGGCCTCATTGAAAGCCGGGAGGACGTGGCGGAGATGCGCCTTTCGGAGAACATCCTCTCCGTCCGGAGAACCAGAGCGCTTGCCGGCGTACTTCCCCGAGAAAAGGTGACGTTTGCGCCTCTGTCCGTGACGTGGCGCCTTTCGGCGGAGACCGTCGTGGCGGCGGTGAAGACGCTTTCCGAGGCACCGCTCTATCGCTCCACGGGATGCGTGCACGTGGCGGCTCTCTTTTCGCGGGATGGTGAACGGCTCTTCGTCGCCGAGGATGTAGGGCGGCACAACGCGGTGGACAAGGTTGTGGGATGGGCGGTGGAGAAGGCGCACCCTCTGGAGGAGACCCTTCTCGCCGTCTCCGGGCGGTTGCCCCGGGACATGGTGCTCAAGGCGGCACTGGTCCGCATTCCCCTCGTGGCGAGCGTCTCCGCCGCGACCGAGGCGGGTATCACCACGGCGGATCGAGCGGGGATCACTCTCTGCGGTTTCGTCCGGGGAGGGCGCATGAACGTCTATGCCATGCCGGAGCGCTTTGTCGAATGGAACGCCGAAACTCCCCGGGGCGGTCCTTCGGAGGCCGGAGAAGCGGAGGATTTTCCGCGCTTTTCTTCCTCGTCGCTCTGCTGA
- a CDS encoding peroxidase-related enzyme (This protein belongs to a clade of uncharacterized proteins related to peroxidases such as the alkylhydroperoxidase AhpD.), translating to MMSESYPEQLSYLQKPDEKDVPPELQEVFDSYTDAQMKNWGFINNLFKVLPLNARQYKGFLDFKASLFNEEHCYLSAADKEMIGLVVSSTNGCTYCLTTHSDVLRGLTGDPIWVDKLCYNYRSAELTPKQRALCDFAYFLTVHPREITTEQVDRLREVGFNDHEILEASYVVGFFNYTNRWVGVLDPKPNDGHFAHNR from the coding sequence ATGATGAGCGAATCGTATCCCGAGCAGTTGTCCTATCTGCAGAAACCCGACGAGAAGGATGTTCCCCCGGAACTCCAGGAGGTGTTCGATTCCTACACCGACGCCCAGATGAAGAACTGGGGGTTCATCAACAACCTCTTCAAGGTTCTTCCCCTCAACGCCCGACAGTACAAGGGATTTCTGGACTTCAAGGCGTCTCTCTTCAATGAGGAGCACTGCTACCTGAGCGCCGCCGACAAGGAAATGATCGGTCTCGTCGTTTCCTCCACCAACGGGTGCACCTACTGCCTCACCACCCACAGCGACGTCCTGCGGGGGCTCACGGGGGATCCCATCTGGGTGGATAAGCTGTGCTACAACTACCGCAGCGCGGAACTGACTCCCAAGCAGCGTGCCCTGTGTGACTTCGCCTATTTCCTCACCGTGCACCCCCGGGAGATCACCACCGAGCAGGTGGACCGCCTTCGGGAGGTCGGCTTCAACGATCACGAGATCCTCGAAGCGAGCTACGTGGTGGGTTTCTTCAATTACACGAATCGGTGGGTGGGTGTTCTCGATCCGAAGCCGAACGACGGCCATTTCGCGCACAACCGGTGA
- a CDS encoding NAD(P)/FAD-dependent oxidoreductase: MEEAAFREADVVVLGGGPAGSTCASALAACGFSVILAERRLSGGDKLCGGCLSAKTLRFLSEEMDLSSGALASEGILEAAPATFAFAYGLGDSFEERIDPPLHFVHRGRYDAFLRERSRRLGVVVTETTVLHADPSSGTVHLAGGGLLRGRFLVGADGTHGPSGKALATVFPEESRRPSAFALQVIIPRTAWPEGPDHPCIFWNVPSGGYGWLFPGRTRLLAGLGGEGNFSSWSRYPALLRDLLRRVGAPPPEPGTFRGAFVPLAGERRKESPRIPSGKERLLLVGDAAGFVHPITGEGVFYAHLSGLCAARSIAAALTERVNPLERYEMSLAGMHAEFARAARAKCWLHLPLGPLGKPLFRAAFRLGGASFVRAVHWGTLSIPEK; encoded by the coding sequence GTGGAGGAAGCGGCGTTCCGGGAAGCGGACGTGGTGGTCCTCGGCGGAGGACCGGCGGGAAGCACCTGCGCCTCCGCGCTGGCGGCGTGCGGCTTTTCCGTGATCCTGGCGGAGCGCCGGCTCTCGGGAGGCGACAAACTCTGCGGCGGCTGTCTCTCCGCGAAAACGCTCCGCTTTCTCTCGGAGGAGATGGACCTTTCCTCCGGCGCTCTCGCCTCGGAGGGCATTCTCGAGGCCGCGCCGGCGACCTTCGCCTTCGCCTACGGCCTCGGCGACTCCTTCGAGGAGCGCATCGACCCACCCCTCCACTTCGTCCATCGGGGCCGATACGACGCGTTTCTCCGGGAGCGGAGCCGCCGCCTCGGCGTCGTCGTCACGGAAACGACGGTGCTGCACGCGGACCCCTCCTCGGGTACGGTCCACCTCGCCGGAGGCGGTCTCCTCCGGGGGCGCTTTCTCGTGGGCGCCGACGGCACACACGGCCCCTCGGGCAAGGCCCTCGCAACGGTCTTCCCCGAGGAAAGCCGGCGTCCCTCCGCATTCGCCCTCCAGGTGATCATTCCCCGGACAGCGTGGCCCGAAGGACCGGACCACCCCTGCATCTTCTGGAACGTCCCCTCCGGAGGCTACGGATGGCTCTTCCCGGGGCGGACACGCCTTCTCGCGGGACTCGGCGGCGAAGGCAATTTCTCGTCCTGGAGCCGCTATCCGGCACTCCTCCGGGATCTTCTCCGGCGAGTCGGCGCGCCGCCCCCGGAACCGGGCACCTTCCGGGGTGCCTTCGTCCCCCTCGCCGGAGAACGGCGGAAGGAGTCCCCGAGGATCCCTTCCGGAAAGGAACGCCTGCTCCTCGTCGGCGACGCGGCGGGATTCGTCCACCCCATCACGGGGGAGGGCGTTTTCTACGCCCACCTCTCGGGGCTCTGCGCCGCCCGGAGCATCGCCGCAGCGCTGACGGAACGGGTGAACCCCCTCGAGCGTTACGAAATGTCCCTGGCGGGCATGCACGCCGAGTTCGCCAGGGCAGCACGGGCGAAATGCTGGCTGCATCTCCCCCTCGGCCCCCTGGGAAAACCCCTGTTCCGCGCCGCCTTCCGGCTCGGCGGTGCGTCCTTCGTCCGGGCCGTGCACTGGGGCACACTGTCCATCCCGGAGAAATGA